A window of Verrucomicrobiota bacterium contains these coding sequences:
- a CDS encoding winged helix-turn-helix transcriptional regulator yields the protein MREFLAITKALADPNRVRILLALRRRELCVCQITEMFRLATSTVSKHLSVLHHAGLILSRKSERWVYYRLPDKSAPVAVREALDWVHKSLARTPEAMADGTRLTKIVKMDLAEICRRRC from the coding sequence ATGCGCGAGTTTCTGGCGATCACAAAAGCGCTGGCCGACCCGAACCGGGTGCGGATACTCTTGGCCCTGCGGCGACGCGAACTCTGCGTGTGCCAGATCACGGAGATGTTCAGGCTGGCGACCTCCACGGTTTCCAAGCACCTATCCGTTCTGCATCACGCCGGGTTGATTCTTTCGCGCAAGAGCGAGCGCTGGGTGTATTATCGGCTGCCGGACAAATCTGCGCCCGTCGCCGTGCGCGAAGCGCTGGATTGGGTTCACAAGTCGCTCGCCAGGACCCCGGAAGCCATGGCCGACGGGACACGGCTGACGAAAATCGTGAAAATGGACCTGGCGGAAATCTGTCGCCGGCGATGTTGA